A section of the Roseomonas marmotae genome encodes:
- a CDS encoding cobalt-precorrin-5B (C(1))-methyltransferase, with product MPQAETEPNRPLRHGWTTGACATAAAKAAWAALTTGHFPDPVEIRLPRGERPAFALAETGLGDGSAMAAVVKDAGDDPDVTHGALVRAWVRRGAPGSGVHFAAGPGVGMVTLPGLPIPPGEPAINPVPRAMVRSALEEVSGGPVDALVTIGIDDGEELAKRTMNPRLGILGGLSVLGTTGVVVPYSCSAWIHSIHRGVDVARGIGLTHVAGATGDASERAVARLYGLPEQALIDMGDFVGGMLKYLRAHPIPHVTVAGGIAKITKLAQGRLDLHSRRGTVDMQALAALARELGGDEALAARIAAANTTPQAFAHAAAAGIALGDAVAERARAVAAAVVEGSGIALDVVIFDRDGALIGHAGSPPLNLRR from the coding sequence GTGCCACAGGCCGAGACCGAACCGAACAGGCCGCTGCGCCATGGCTGGACCACCGGCGCCTGCGCCACGGCCGCCGCCAAGGCGGCCTGGGCGGCGCTGACGACCGGCCATTTTCCCGACCCCGTCGAGATCCGCCTGCCGCGCGGGGAGCGCCCGGCCTTCGCCCTGGCTGAAACCGGACTGGGCGATGGCAGCGCCATGGCGGCGGTGGTGAAGGATGCCGGGGACGATCCGGACGTGACCCATGGCGCCCTGGTGCGCGCCTGGGTACGGCGCGGGGCGCCCGGCAGCGGCGTGCATTTCGCGGCGGGGCCCGGGGTGGGCATGGTCACGCTGCCCGGCCTGCCCATCCCGCCGGGGGAGCCCGCCATCAACCCGGTGCCCCGCGCCATGGTCCGGTCGGCGCTGGAGGAGGTCTCGGGCGGGCCGGTGGATGCGCTGGTCACCATCGGCATCGACGATGGCGAGGAACTGGCGAAGCGCACCATGAACCCGCGCCTGGGCATCCTGGGCGGGCTCTCCGTGCTCGGCACCACGGGAGTGGTGGTGCCCTATTCCTGCTCGGCCTGGATCCATTCCATCCACCGGGGGGTGGATGTGGCGCGCGGCATCGGCCTCACGCATGTCGCGGGGGCGACGGGCGATGCCTCGGAACGCGCGGTGGCGCGGCTCTACGGATTGCCCGAGCAGGCGCTGATCGACATGGGCGATTTCGTCGGCGGCATGCTGAAATACCTGCGCGCGCATCCCATCCCGCACGTGACAGTGGCCGGGGGCATCGCCAAGATCACCAAGCTGGCGCAGGGCCGGCTGGACCTGCATTCCCGGCGCGGCACGGTGGACATGCAGGCCCTGGCCGCGCTGGCGCGGGAGCTGGGCGGGGATGAGGCGCTCGCCGCGCGCATCGCCGCCGCCAATACCACGCCCCAGGCCTTTGCCCATGCCGCTGCGGCTGGCATCGCGCTGGGGGATGCCGTGGCCGAACGCGCCCGCGCGGTGGCCGCCGCCGTGGTGGAAGGCAGCGGCATCGCGCTGGATGTCGTGATCTTCGACCGGGACGGCGCGCTGATCGGTCATGCCGGGTCGCCGCCCCTGAACCTGCGGCGGTAA
- the cobA gene encoding uroporphyrinogen-III C-methyltransferase has protein sequence MTTATDRLRLLEELTGTPAPRLEPGHVWLAGAGPGAPGQLTLDALAGLAQADAIVHDDLIDARVLAMAPPQAERIFAGKRGGRPSSAQEDITATLVALACQGRRVLRLKGGDPYVFGRGGEEALALAAAGIPFRVVPGLTAGLAALAHAGIPATMRGINHAVVLATGHGAADAEDGLDWSALARLGQPIVLYMALRRLEAITTALLAGGMNPATPAAAVESGTLPGQRVVVGTLESLTERVRAEGIASPAMIVIGEVVTMRERLAP, from the coding sequence ATGACCACCGCCACCGACCGCCTGCGCCTGCTGGAAGAGCTGACCGGCACCCCCGCCCCCCGCCTGGAGCCCGGCCATGTCTGGCTGGCCGGCGCCGGGCCGGGCGCGCCGGGGCAGCTGACCCTCGATGCCCTGGCCGGCCTGGCCCAGGCCGATGCCATTGTCCATGACGACCTGATCGACGCCCGCGTGCTGGCCATGGCGCCGCCCCAGGCCGAGCGCATCTTCGCCGGCAAGCGCGGCGGCCGCCCCTCCTCCGCGCAGGAGGACATCACCGCTACCCTCGTCGCCCTGGCCTGCCAGGGCCGGCGCGTGCTGCGGCTGAAGGGCGGAGACCCCTATGTCTTCGGCCGGGGGGGCGAGGAAGCCCTAGCCCTGGCCGCGGCCGGCATCCCCTTCCGCGTGGTACCCGGCCTGACCGCCGGGCTGGCGGCCCTGGCCCATGCCGGCATCCCCGCCACCATGCGCGGCATCAACCACGCCGTGGTGCTGGCCACCGGCCATGGCGCCGCCGACGCCGAGGACGGGCTGGACTGGTCCGCGCTCGCGCGGCTCGGCCAGCCGATCGTGCTCTACATGGCCCTGCGGCGGCTGGAAGCCATCACGACAGCCCTGCTGGCCGGCGGCATGAACCCCGCCACCCCCGCGGCCGCCGTGGAATCCGGCACCCTGCCCGGGCAGCGCGTGGTGGTGGGGACGCTGGAGAGCCTGACGGAACGGGTGCGGGCGGAGGGCATTGCCTCCCCGGCGATGATCGTCATCGGCGAAGTGGTGACGATGCGGGAGAGGCTGGCGCCATGA